In one window of Dokdonia sp. PRO95 DNA:
- a CDS encoding aminotransferase class I/II-fold pyridoxal phosphate-dependent enzyme: MLPKKLQKKLDARKATQALRVLTPPANLVDFSSNDYLGFSSNSSIAQKITARAQAILQEEQLSANGATGSRLLSGNHKLYARTEEMLADFHKAESALVFNSGYDANVGFFQSVPQRGDLILYDEYIHASIRDGIQMSPARGYKFKHNDIASIKKLVSRLREMHHLDDQEGAIELYLVTESVFSMDGDTPDLLAIADICMKNGIHLIIDEAHATAVLGPQGAGLVQELHLEDKVFARIITFGKGMGAHGAAILGSEALRSYLVNFARSFIYTTGLPPHSLAIILSAYEQLLEPTNEDAPEVVNLRKLINHFKAEVQRLALGKLFIDSDSAIHCGVIRGNDAVKTLSRKLKENNFNVKPILSPTVPQGQERLRICLHAYNSKDEVTELLELIKSQL; encoded by the coding sequence ATGTTACCAAAAAAATTACAGAAAAAACTAGATGCTCGAAAAGCTACGCAAGCACTACGAGTGCTCACGCCTCCAGCAAATCTCGTTGACTTCTCGTCAAACGATTATTTAGGGTTTTCTAGTAATAGTAGCATCGCCCAGAAAATTACAGCACGCGCTCAGGCTATATTGCAAGAAGAGCAGCTTAGTGCAAATGGAGCCACAGGGAGCAGATTGCTGTCTGGTAATCACAAGCTATATGCTCGCACGGAGGAGATGCTAGCAGATTTTCATAAAGCTGAGAGCGCACTTGTTTTTAATAGCGGGTATGATGCAAACGTGGGCTTCTTTCAGAGTGTGCCACAGCGCGGAGATCTTATACTCTACGATGAGTATATACACGCTAGTATACGAGATGGTATACAGATGAGCCCAGCTAGAGGCTATAAGTTTAAGCATAACGATATCGCCAGTATAAAAAAGCTGGTCTCTAGGTTGCGAGAGATGCATCACCTAGATGATCAAGAAGGTGCCATCGAACTATACCTTGTGACCGAGTCTGTTTTTTCTATGGATGGTGATACGCCAGACCTTCTTGCTATTGCAGACATCTGTATGAAAAATGGCATACACCTCATTATAGATGAAGCACACGCAACCGCTGTGCTGGGGCCTCAAGGCGCCGGACTCGTACAAGAACTCCATCTAGAAGATAAAGTTTTTGCACGCATTATAACCTTTGGTAAAGGGATGGGTGCGCACGGAGCCGCGATTTTAGGTAGTGAGGCTTTGAGGAGCTATCTGGTAAATTTTGCACGGTCTTTTATTTATACTACTGGGCTGCCTCCACATTCACTTGCGATTATATTAAGTGCTTATGAGCAATTGTTAGAACCTACAAATGAGGATGCGCCAGAGGTTGTGAACTTGCGCAAGCTTATAAATCATTTTAAGGCCGAAGTACAAAGACTAGCTCTAGGTAAGCTCTTTATAGATAGTGACTCTGCCATACATTGTGGTGTGATACGTGGTAATGATGCGGTAAAGACGCTTTCGCGAAAGCTAAAAGAAAACAACTTTAACGTCAAGCCTATTTTATCGCCCACAGTGCCTCAAGGTCAAGAGCGCCTGCGTATTTGTTTGCACGCATATAACAGTAAAGATGAAGTTACTGAACTTCTAGAATTAATAAAAAGCCAATTATAG
- the atpD gene encoding F0F1 ATP synthase subunit beta — protein sequence MSQVTGKVAQIIGPVVDVAFESGTELPKIYDSLEVTNSNGTKLVLEVQSHIGENTVRTISMDSTDGLSRGVDAVATGSAIQMPIGADIYGRLFNVIGDAIDGMDDLPKTGDAGLPIHRSAPKFEDLSTSTEVLFTGIKVIDLIEPYAKGGKIGLFGGAGVGKTVLIQELINNIAKGHGGLSVFAGVGERTREGNDLLREMLESGIIKYGDDFMHSMEEGGWDLSKVDKTAMRDSKATFVFGQMNEPPGARARVALSGLTIAEYFRDGAGEGQGKDVLFFVDNIFRFTQAGSEVSALLGRMPSAVGYQPTLATEMGAMQERITSTKRGSITSVQAVYVPADDLTDPAPATTFAHLDATTVLSRKIAELGIYPAVDPLDSTSRILTADILGNEHYECAQNVKELLQRYKELQDIIAILGMEELSEEDKMAVGRARRVQRFLSQPFHVAEQFTGIPGVLVDIKETIKGFNMIMDGELDHLPEAAFNLKGTIEEAIEAGEKMLQEA from the coding sequence ATGTCACAAGTTACAGGTAAAGTTGCACAAATTATAGGCCCAGTAGTAGATGTCGCTTTTGAGAGCGGAACTGAGTTACCTAAAATTTACGATTCACTAGAAGTTACAAACTCAAACGGAACAAAATTAGTTCTTGAAGTACAGTCACACATTGGAGAGAATACAGTACGTACAATCTCAATGGACTCTACAGACGGATTAAGCCGTGGGGTGGATGCTGTTGCAACAGGATCTGCTATACAAATGCCTATTGGGGCAGATATTTATGGTCGTCTATTTAATGTAATAGGTGATGCTATTGATGGTATGGATGATCTTCCTAAAACTGGAGATGCAGGTTTACCTATACACCGTAGCGCACCAAAATTTGAAGACCTATCAACATCTACAGAAGTACTTTTTACAGGTATTAAAGTAATTGACCTTATTGAGCCTTATGCAAAAGGAGGTAAGATTGGATTATTTGGAGGAGCAGGAGTAGGTAAAACAGTACTTATTCAGGAGTTGATTAACAATATTGCAAAAGGTCACGGTGGTCTTTCTGTATTTGCAGGAGTAGGAGAACGTACACGTGAAGGAAATGACCTTTTAAGAGAGATGCTTGAGTCTGGTATTATCAAATACGGAGATGACTTTATGCACTCTATGGAAGAAGGTGGATGGGATCTTTCTAAAGTAGATAAAACTGCGATGAGAGACTCAAAAGCAACTTTCGTATTCGGACAAATGAACGAACCACCAGGAGCACGTGCACGTGTTGCACTTTCTGGACTTACTATAGCTGAGTACTTCCGTGATGGAGCAGGAGAAGGACAAGGAAAAGATGTACTTTTCTTCGTAGATAACATCTTCCGTTTTACTCAAGCAGGATCAGAAGTATCTGCACTTCTTGGACGTATGCCATCTGCCGTAGGTTACCAGCCTACACTAGCAACAGAGATGGGTGCGATGCAAGAGCGTATTACTTCTACAAAGAGAGGATCTATTACATCTGTACAAGCGGTTTACGTACCTGCAGATGACCTTACCGATCCAGCACCAGCAACAACCTTTGCTCACCTTGATGCAACTACAGTACTTTCACGTAAGATTGCAGAGCTTGGTATTTACCCAGCGGTAGATCCACTAGACTCTACATCACGTATCCTTACTGCAGATATCTTAGGTAATGAGCACTATGAGTGTGCACAAAACGTAAAAGAGCTTTTACAGCGTTATAAAGAACTTCAAGATATTATTGCCATCTTAGGTATGGAAGAATTATCTGAAGAAGATAAAATGGCAGTAGGACGTGCACGTCGTGTACAACGTTTCCTTTCTCAGCCATTCCACGTAGCAGAGCAGTTTACAGGTATCCCAGGAGTACTGGTAGATATTAAAGAAACTATCAAAGGATTTAATATGATTATGGACGGAGAGTTAGATCACCTTCCAGAAGCAGCATTTAACCTTAAAGGAACTATCGAAGAGGCAATCGAAGCAGGAGAAAAAATGCTTCAAGAGGCTTAA
- a CDS encoding DUF4270 domain-containing protein — protein sequence MRLNKMLKQAAMVMGLALLIISCEDDFGSIGTSIVGEVNFDTELAQDLKIAAYSRNYADASGFNGVQTSGTSVGVIGFYKDPTYGSTTSSLLTQVSLSSNDPDFGDDTEIDSVVFSLPYYSTLEETDTDGNSTYSLDSIFGNTPGQMKLSVYRSNFFLNSLDPAEDFESSAIYYSNEVSEFQGVEGDLLFEVRDSLPNGTQAEGFVLDDSEIVLTTPNLDDAGDPDGTNEIDRLSPRIRLSYTSGNADDAAVLDYWKQAIIDQEGQGTLLNQNTVNDYFRGLYLKAEAIDDKGSAILFDVANLNVTIYYSFTNEDSTIDDSGEVVSTGTGNISLRSSGVRAIAYENDFSQSPIGSTSFNESQNIVDGEENLYVKGGDGSIALIDLFGADEDDNGVADQLEALRACNIIVNEANLQFYVQQDELNAGSSGELEPERLFIYDYDNNATLLDALIDNSTGEGGAVNTRTNHLGRLSREVDGDLSSNGVSYRIRLTQHINNIIKNDSTNVRLALSVSQNVTIDNTALIGGTGGVQDGQRVPFSGVISPEGTILHGSASSDEEKKLKLRLYYTITEEIDPTSPCGIALGL from the coding sequence ATGAGATTGAATAAAATGCTTAAGCAAGCAGCCATGGTTATGGGGCTTGCGCTGTTGATTATTTCCTGTGAGGACGATTTTGGTTCTATTGGAACAAGTATTGTAGGAGAGGTTAATTTTGATACAGAGCTTGCTCAAGATTTAAAAATTGCAGCTTACAGTCGTAATTATGCTGATGCTTCAGGTTTTAATGGGGTGCAAACTAGTGGTACATCAGTGGGAGTTATTGGTTTTTATAAAGACCCTACTTATGGATCGACAACGAGTTCATTACTAACACAGGTTTCTCTGTCTAGTAATGATCCAGATTTTGGTGATGATACTGAAATTGATTCTGTTGTTTTCTCACTTCCATATTATTCTACATTAGAAGAAACCGATACAGATGGAAATTCTACGTATTCATTAGACTCTATTTTTGGGAACACTCCAGGTCAAATGAAATTGTCTGTTTACAGATCAAATTTCTTTTTAAATAGTTTAGATCCAGCCGAAGATTTCGAAAGCTCAGCAATTTATTATTCTAATGAGGTTTCTGAATTTCAAGGAGTAGAAGGAGATTTGCTATTTGAAGTGCGTGATTCGCTGCCTAATGGAACGCAAGCAGAAGGTTTTGTTCTAGATGATAGCGAAATCGTATTAACTACGCCAAATCTTGACGATGCTGGTGATCCAGATGGAACTAATGAGATAGATAGATTGAGTCCAAGAATTAGACTTTCATACACAAGTGGAAATGCTGACGATGCGGCTGTCTTAGATTATTGGAAACAAGCAATCATAGACCAAGAAGGTCAAGGTACTTTGTTAAATCAAAATACGGTTAACGATTATTTTAGAGGTTTATATTTAAAAGCAGAAGCTATTGATGATAAGGGAAGTGCTATCCTATTTGATGTGGCAAACTTAAATGTAACTATATATTATTCTTTTACTAATGAGGACTCTACTATAGATGATTCTGGAGAAGTAGTATCAACCGGAACGGGAAATATATCCTTAAGATCTTCTGGTGTACGTGCAATCGCATATGAAAATGATTTTAGTCAGAGCCCTATAGGGTCTACGAGTTTTAATGAGTCTCAAAACATTGTTGACGGTGAAGAAAATTTATATGTAAAAGGTGGGGATGGTAGTATTGCCTTAATTGATTTATTTGGTGCAGATGAGGACGATAACGGTGTTGCAGATCAGTTAGAGGCTTTAAGAGCGTGTAATATTATTGTAAATGAAGCCAATTTGCAATTTTACGTTCAGCAAGATGAATTAAATGCTGGAAGTAGTGGCGAGCTAGAGCCTGAGCGATTATTTATTTATGACTATGATAATAATGCTACGTTGCTAGATGCTCTTATAGATAACTCAACAGGAGAGGGTGGAGCTGTAAATACTAGAACAAACCACTTAGGTAGGCTTTCTAGAGAGGTTGATGGTGATCTTTCAAGTAACGGTGTTAGTTATAGAATACGACTTACACAACACATCAACAATATTATTAAGAATGACTCCACAAATGTAAGATTAGCTTTATCTGTCTCACAAAATGTAACAATTGATAACACTGCGCTTATCGGTGGTACGGGAGGTGTCCAAGATGGACAGCGAGTTCCATTCTCTGGAGTGATTTCACCGGAGGGGACTATATTACATGGAAGTGCAAGTTCTGATGAAGAAAAGAAATTAAAATTGAGATTGTATTACACAATAACAGAAGAAATTGATCCTACTAGCCCTTGTGGTATAGCATTAGGACTTTAA
- a CDS encoding helix-turn-helix transcriptional regulator: MPITINLDKVLADREMKSKELAEIIGITTANLSILKSGKAKAVRFSTLEAICKALDCQPGDILEYST, encoded by the coding sequence ATGCCTATAACGATAAATTTAGACAAGGTGCTTGCAGATCGTGAGATGAAGAGCAAAGAACTCGCAGAAATCATAGGCATCACCACAGCAAACCTTTCTATACTCAAATCTGGTAAGGCAAAGGCAGTGCGCTTCTCTACGCTTGAGGCTATCTGTAAGGCCTTAGATTGTCAACCTGGCGATATACTAGAGTATTCCACATAA
- a CDS encoding PDZ domain-containing protein gives MRLLLIALLLSSFCIAQTNEYSISFENAVHHEASIAITFPELKQKIVTVRMSRSSPGRYAIHEFAKNVFDFKATNSKGEILEATRPDPYSWEIKNHDGEINVSYTLFANRADGTYSQIDESHAHLNMPATFMFMEGEEDRPIKIDFNVRKDLNWKVASQLKKVSQTTFTAPDLQYFFDSPTEVSDYQLREFMVDGKNIRFALHSDDSAEDFDAYWKKVKAIVLAQKEVFGELPAYDFGEYTFLACYAPHVSGDGMEHRNSTILTDRESLAAGGMEGNIGTVSHEFFHSWNVERIRPADLEPFDFTAANMSGSLWFAEGFTSYYTNLILARAGVITSEDYVKGLNRTFNYVWNSPARDYFNPIEMSYQAPFVDAATSVDPVNRNNTFISYYSYGSVLGLALDLSLRQQGLNLDDYFKAVWNQFGKKEVSYSIRDLENVLAGYAGDAFAKAFFSQYIYDSQMPDYQNLLSNAGLTITQDKNKPYLGLRVNASESGLRIASPTSKGSPAYAAKLNKGDLITAVDGEAITTVDAYNELVKKLTVGQTIAVTYKRFGSEATTNLTVSADPTYTIATDKNAGKKARKLKKYWLQEK, from the coding sequence ATGAGATTACTTCTTATTGCATTGCTCTTAAGCTCCTTTTGTATCGCTCAAACTAATGAGTATAGCATCTCCTTTGAGAATGCCGTACATCACGAGGCTAGCATTGCTATCACCTTCCCAGAACTTAAACAGAAGATCGTTACCGTACGTATGAGTAGATCATCACCGGGACGTTACGCCATACACGAGTTTGCAAAAAATGTATTTGACTTTAAGGCAACAAATAGTAAAGGAGAAATACTAGAGGCAACCAGACCAGATCCATACTCTTGGGAGATTAAAAATCACGATGGAGAAATAAACGTATCCTACACACTCTTTGCAAATAGGGCAGATGGTACGTACTCACAAATAGATGAGTCACACGCACACCTCAATATGCCTGCTACATTTATGTTTATGGAGGGAGAAGAGGATCGCCCTATCAAGATAGACTTTAATGTAAGGAAAGACTTAAACTGGAAAGTTGCTAGCCAACTCAAAAAAGTCTCACAAACAACATTTACAGCACCAGATTTACAATACTTTTTTGACAGCCCTACAGAGGTAAGTGATTACCAGTTGCGAGAGTTTATGGTAGACGGTAAAAACATACGCTTTGCATTGCATAGTGATGACAGTGCAGAAGATTTTGACGCCTACTGGAAAAAGGTAAAAGCCATTGTACTTGCACAAAAAGAAGTGTTTGGAGAGTTGCCTGCCTATGATTTTGGCGAGTACACCTTCCTTGCCTGTTATGCTCCTCACGTATCTGGTGATGGAATGGAACACCGCAACAGTACGATACTTACCGATAGAGAATCACTAGCAGCTGGTGGTATGGAAGGCAATATAGGAACGGTTTCTCACGAATTTTTTCACTCGTGGAATGTCGAGCGCATACGCCCAGCAGATCTCGAGCCCTTTGACTTTACCGCAGCAAATATGAGTGGCTCTCTATGGTTTGCCGAAGGTTTTACAAGTTACTACACTAACTTAATTCTTGCTCGCGCAGGCGTTATCACCAGTGAAGATTATGTAAAAGGACTCAACCGAACGTTCAACTATGTATGGAACTCACCTGCCCGCGATTATTTTAACCCGATTGAGATGAGTTACCAGGCACCTTTTGTAGATGCCGCGACCTCTGTAGATCCTGTAAATAGAAACAATACCTTTATCTCATACTACTCTTATGGAAGTGTGCTGGGTCTTGCGCTTGACCTCTCACTGCGCCAGCAAGGGCTTAATCTAGATGACTATTTTAAAGCGGTGTGGAATCAGTTTGGAAAAAAGGAGGTCTCATACAGTATTCGAGATCTTGAAAATGTGTTAGCTGGGTATGCGGGTGACGCTTTCGCGAAAGCGTTCTTCTCTCAATACATTTATGATAGTCAGATGCCAGATTATCAAAACCTACTATCAAATGCGGGACTTACAATAACACAAGACAAAAACAAGCCTTATCTAGGACTACGTGTAAACGCCTCTGAAAGCGGATTACGTATTGCTAGCCCAACTTCAAAAGGCTCGCCTGCTTATGCTGCAAAGCTTAATAAAGGAGATCTTATAACTGCAGTAGATGGAGAAGCGATAACGACTGTAGATGCCTACAATGAGCTAGTTAAAAAGCTCACTGTAGGCCAAACGATTGCAGTGACTTATAAACGTTTTGGTAGCGAGGCAACCACAAATCTAACAGTAAGCGCAGATCCTACCTACACCATCGCCACAGATAAAAATGCAGGTAAAAAAGCCCGTAAGCTCAAAAAATACTGGCTACAAGAAAAGTAA
- a CDS encoding DUF2975 domain-containing protein translates to MKNIKLLLGVIVGLLILNLAKVIFNITFYNSLDDLLNADGEGHLLIITYVATIIVLCAAHLLVAKGLWFMIQYGYFNLRSIKVLNFGAVAFIAYGIISLCWRLYLMSYFNQTETNEAPQMVINAFENSYTIILGLAIITITTVLKDAHVLKSENDLTI, encoded by the coding sequence ATGAAAAACATAAAATTACTTCTGGGTGTAATTGTAGGTTTACTTATTTTAAATCTTGCTAAGGTCATCTTCAATATCACTTTTTATAACTCCTTAGATGATCTTCTCAATGCAGATGGTGAAGGTCATTTACTCATCATAACTTATGTAGCAACTATCATTGTGCTATGTGCAGCTCACTTACTTGTCGCTAAGGGACTGTGGTTTATGATACAATATGGATACTTTAATTTGAGAAGTATAAAGGTGCTCAATTTTGGAGCTGTAGCCTTTATCGCATACGGTATTATTTCGCTTTGCTGGAGATTATATCTAATGAGCTATTTTAACCAAACTGAAACTAACGAAGCGCCTCAAATGGTCATTAATGCCTTTGAGAATAGCTACACGATCATATTGGGGCTAGCCATCATAACAATCACTACGGTATTAAAGGATGCACACGTCCTCAAATCTGAAAACGATTTAACCATATAA
- a CDS encoding F0F1 ATP synthase subunit epsilon → MHLEIVTPEASLVSGEVSSVTVPGVNGEYQMLDNHAATVSLLVAGTVKFEGNPTIADGQEGKFTKTPDGKWSLVITSGTVEMNNNKVIVLAD, encoded by the coding sequence ATGCATTTAGAAATTGTAACTCCAGAGGCATCTCTAGTAAGCGGTGAAGTATCATCGGTTACCGTACCAGGTGTTAATGGTGAATACCAAATGTTAGATAATCACGCAGCAACTGTTTCTTTACTAGTAGCAGGTACTGTAAAATTTGAAGGAAATCCTACTATAGCCGATGGCCAAGAGGGTAAATTTACCAAAACACCAGACGGTAAGTGGTCACTTGTAATTACTAGTGGTACTGTAGAGATGAACAACAATAAAGTGATTGTGCTAGCAGATTAA
- the bioD gene encoding dethiobiotin synthase — translation MKDKQATYFITGISTDVGKTVAAAIVTEALQADYWKPVQAGDLDNSDTHKVKRLVKNEISQYHDNSFALQTPMSPHAAAAIDNVAVTVDKIKRPETTNSLVIEGAGGLLVPINETETIADVIRPTDKVIVVSRHYLGSINHTLMTIELLKARNLEIGGIIFSGDEHPTTEAIIKKMSGASVIGRIDEEPYFDENVIAEYAERFRESVISL, via the coding sequence ATGAAAGATAAACAAGCTACATATTTCATTACAGGGATTTCTACAGATGTGGGGAAGACAGTTGCTGCAGCCATTGTTACAGAGGCCTTACAGGCAGATTACTGGAAGCCAGTACAGGCAGGAGATCTTGATAATAGTGATACTCACAAAGTCAAGCGATTAGTTAAAAATGAAATATCGCAATATCACGATAACAGTTTTGCTTTACAGACACCTATGAGTCCACACGCGGCTGCTGCTATAGATAATGTAGCCGTTACCGTAGATAAAATCAAAAGACCAGAAACTACAAATTCACTTGTAATTGAGGGTGCAGGCGGCTTACTAGTCCCTATAAATGAAACCGAAACCATTGCAGATGTAATAAGGCCAACAGATAAAGTGATTGTAGTATCGCGTCATTACCTAGGGAGTATTAATCACACACTGATGACTATTGAATTACTCAAGGCACGTAATCTTGAGATAGGTGGTATTATATTTTCTGGAGATGAGCATCCTACCACAGAGGCTATTATTAAAAAAATGAGTGGCGCAAGCGTAATAGGTCGTATTGATGAAGAGCCTTACTTTGATGAAAATGTTATTGCAGAGTATGCAGAGCGCTTTCGCGAAAGCGTAATAAGTCTCTAG
- the glmS gene encoding glutamine--fructose-6-phosphate transaminase (isomerizing), with translation MCGIVGYIGHREAYPVVVQGLERLEYRGYDSAGIALYDGTDVKFSKTKGKVADLRAKLEADITTTGGIGIGHTRWATHGVPNDVNSHPHFSNSGDLVIIHNGIIENYDPLRQELIKRGYTFESDTDTEVLVNLIEDVKKNEGVKLGKAVQIALNQTIGAYAIAVFDKTKPDEIVVARLGSPLAIGVGEDEFFIASDATPFIEYTKKTIYLKDGEMAVIRNHKKLKVRKIKDDSLVDPYIEELQLNLEQIEKGGYDHFMLKEIYEQPQAIKDTFRGRMLVKEGIIKMAGIDDNIEKFKNARRIIIIACGTSWHAGLVAEYIFEEFARVPVEVEYASEFRYRNPVVFKDDVVIAISQSGETADTMAAIKLAKKQGAFVFGICNVVGSSISRITDAGAYTHAGPEIGVASTKAFTTQITILTLIALRLAQATGKMAESEFRSYLQELERIPGKVEKALKCNDQAELVAAQYKDAPNALYLGRGYNFPVALEGALKLKEISYIHAEGYPAAEMKHGPIALIDEMMPVFVIAMRKGHYEKVVSNIEEIKARSGKIIGIVTEGDTEVKRLADHIIEIPETLEPLTPILATIPLQLLSYHIALMLDKNVDQPRNLAKSVTVE, from the coding sequence ATGTGCGGAATTGTAGGTTACATAGGTCATAGAGAAGCTTATCCTGTAGTTGTTCAAGGTTTAGAAAGGCTTGAGTACAGGGGTTATGATAGTGCAGGTATAGCATTATATGACGGAACGGATGTGAAGTTTTCTAAAACAAAAGGGAAAGTTGCAGACTTACGAGCTAAGCTCGAAGCAGATATTACTACAACTGGTGGTATAGGAATAGGTCATACAAGATGGGCCACTCACGGAGTGCCTAACGATGTTAACTCCCACCCTCACTTTTCAAATTCTGGAGATTTAGTAATAATCCATAATGGTATTATTGAAAATTACGACCCACTACGTCAAGAGCTTATTAAGCGTGGCTATACTTTTGAGTCTGATACTGATACAGAAGTTCTTGTTAACTTAATAGAGGATGTCAAGAAAAACGAAGGTGTAAAGCTTGGTAAGGCTGTGCAAATAGCACTTAATCAAACTATAGGTGCCTATGCAATTGCAGTTTTTGATAAGACGAAGCCAGACGAGATTGTTGTGGCAAGATTAGGAAGTCCGCTTGCGATTGGTGTGGGAGAAGATGAGTTTTTTATTGCATCAGATGCGACTCCTTTTATCGAGTATACAAAGAAAACCATCTATCTTAAAGATGGTGAGATGGCGGTAATACGCAATCATAAAAAATTAAAAGTACGTAAGATTAAAGATGATTCTTTAGTTGATCCGTATATAGAGGAGCTTCAGCTTAATCTTGAGCAAATAGAAAAAGGTGGTTATGATCACTTTATGCTTAAGGAAATTTATGAGCAGCCTCAAGCTATTAAAGATACCTTCCGTGGGCGTATGCTTGTAAAAGAAGGTATAATTAAAATGGCAGGTATTGATGATAATATCGAGAAGTTTAAAAACGCTCGTCGTATTATCATTATTGCCTGTGGTACTTCTTGGCACGCAGGTCTTGTGGCGGAGTATATTTTTGAAGAATTTGCTCGCGTTCCTGTAGAGGTTGAGTATGCTTCAGAGTTTAGATATCGTAACCCGGTTGTCTTTAAAGATGATGTGGTAATTGCTATCTCACAAAGTGGTGAAACAGCAGATACAATGGCGGCTATTAAACTTGCCAAAAAACAAGGAGCATTTGTATTTGGAATTTGTAACGTAGTAGGTTCATCTATATCTAGAATTACAGATGCTGGGGCCTATACACACGCAGGTCCAGAAATTGGGGTTGCATCTACAAAGGCATTTACAACACAGATTACCATACTTACGCTTATCGCACTTAGGCTAGCGCAAGCTACAGGTAAGATGGCAGAGTCAGAGTTTAGAAGTTACCTTCAAGAACTAGAGAGAATACCTGGGAAGGTAGAGAAAGCTCTTAAGTGTAATGATCAAGCAGAGCTCGTAGCAGCACAATATAAAGATGCGCCTAATGCACTTTACCTAGGTCGTGGATACAACTTCCCAGTAGCGCTAGAAGGAGCATTAAAGCTCAAGGAAATCTCATACATACACGCAGAGGGATACCCAGCTGCAGAGATGAAGCACGGGCCTATCGCTCTTATTGATGAGATGATGCCAGTTTTTGTAATCGCTATGAGAAAAGGCCATTATGAGAAAGTGGTTAGTAATATTGAAGAGATTAAAGCACGTAGTGGTAAAATAATAGGTATTGTTACAGAAGGTGATACAGAGGTAAAACGCCTTGCAGATCACATTATCGAAATACCAGAAACACTTGAGCCACTCACACCTATACTTGCAACCATACCGCTGCAATTACTGTCTTATCACATCGCTTTGATGCTTGATAAAAACGTAGACCAGCCACGTAACCTTGCAAAGTCAGTTACGGTAGAGTAG
- a CDS encoding DUF2975 domain-containing protein, giving the protein MNKLKILFGIIALLLFGYTIGIIQSIILLDNYQLIVDARKSEMIFGEFDYFIDKLLIISICAGLIICLKCIYEILKKGFFTTISKKHMKYAGYIFLIVGTISAILDSIRFFAGNLRGVLLNNILIGLLVGLLGFIVLIIADMARTGYQLKSENDLTI; this is encoded by the coding sequence ATGAATAAACTTAAAATATTATTTGGCATAATTGCACTACTACTTTTTGGTTACACCATAGGAATTATACAGAGTATTATTCTATTAGATAATTATCAATTAATAGTAGATGCTAGAAAAAGTGAAATGATCTTTGGTGAATTTGATTACTTCATAGATAAGTTATTGATTATATCCATTTGTGCCGGCCTCATCATTTGCCTTAAGTGTATTTATGAAATTTTGAAGAAGGGTTTTTTTACAACTATTTCTAAAAAGCATATGAAATATGCAGGTTATATCTTTTTAATTGTTGGAACTATTTCTGCCATTCTTGACAGTATACGGTTCTTTGCTGGTAACCTGAGAGGAGTACTACTAAACAATATTTTAATAGGATTGCTAGTAGGACTACTTGGCTTCATAGTACTTATCATAGCAGATATGGCTCGAACGGGCTACCAACTCAAGTCTGAAAATGATTTAACAATATAA